In Deinococcus puniceus, one genomic interval encodes:
- the glcF gene encoding glycolate oxidase subunit GlcF: MNNDIRTHHPDGQGEVMAHAVDACVHCGFCLPACPTYALLGDEMDSPRGRIVLMKEVLEGALPLYDAAPHLDRCLGCQACVTACPSGVPYGELITSFRGWSEPQRQRSPLDRAKRAAILKILPAPKVFSLAARVGQFAKPLAPLLPTALRSPLDLLPERVPAMQPSAAFTPVRGQRRGRVAFLVGCAQQALAPNFNAATLRVLARNGIEVVIPDGQGCCGAAALHTGARGEALKLVRANLAAFNPDDFDAILSNAAGCGAGLKEYPAILHGLPDEAQARAFAAKVQDISEFLGALLEEGELEPPMPTSRPLTVAYHDACHLAHAQGVRSAPRALLRAIPGVTVLEVPEGDLCCGSAGTYNLEQPELATQLGVRKAKNILSTAPDLIASGNIGCHTQIQSHARRQGSPVPVMHTIEVLDLAYRGEL; this comes from the coding sequence ATGAACAACGACATTCGCACCCACCACCCGGACGGGCAGGGCGAGGTGATGGCGCACGCCGTAGACGCCTGCGTGCATTGCGGTTTTTGCCTGCCTGCCTGCCCCACCTATGCCTTGCTTGGCGATGAAATGGACAGCCCACGCGGGCGCATCGTGCTGATGAAGGAAGTGCTGGAAGGGGCGCTTCCGCTGTACGACGCCGCGCCGCACCTAGACCGCTGCCTCGGCTGTCAGGCCTGCGTGACGGCTTGCCCCAGTGGTGTGCCCTACGGCGAACTCATCACCAGTTTTCGCGGCTGGAGCGAACCGCAGCGCCAGCGCAGCCCGCTAGACCGGGCCAAGCGTGCGGCTATTCTCAAGATTTTGCCTGCGCCCAAAGTGTTCAGTTTGGCGGCACGGGTGGGCCAGTTTGCCAAACCCCTCGCGCCGCTGCTGCCCACGGCGCTGCGTTCTCCGCTGGATTTGCTGCCCGAACGGGTGCCCGCCATGCAACCCAGCGCCGCGTTTACCCCTGTACGCGGCCAACGCCGGGGCCGGGTGGCCTTCCTCGTGGGGTGCGCCCAGCAAGCTCTCGCGCCCAATTTCAATGCGGCGACCCTGCGAGTCTTGGCCCGCAACGGCATAGAAGTGGTCATCCCCGACGGTCAGGGCTGTTGCGGCGCGGCGGCCCTGCACACGGGCGCACGCGGCGAGGCGCTGAAACTGGTGCGGGCCAATCTCGCGGCCTTCAATCCCGACGACTTCGATGCCATTCTGTCCAACGCGGCAGGCTGTGGCGCGGGCCTGAAAGAATATCCGGCTATTTTGCACGGCCTCCCCGACGAGGCGCAGGCGCGGGCTTTTGCCGCCAAAGTACAGGACATCAGCGAATTCTTGGGCGCACTTTTGGAGGAGGGCGAACTGGAACCGCCCATGCCCACCTCGCGCCCGCTGACGGTGGCCTACCACGACGCCTGCCATCTGGCCCACGCGCAGGGTGTCCGGTCTGCGCCGCGTGCCCTGCTGCGGGCCATTCCCGGCGTGACCGTGCTAGAAGTGCCCGAAGGCGACTTGTGCTGCGGCAGCGCCGGAACCTACAACCTAGAGCAGCCCGAACTTGCCACCCAACTCGGGGTTCGCAAGGCCAAAAACATCCTGTCTACTGCCCCCGATCTGATCGCCAGCGGCAACATCGGCTGCCACACCCAGATTCAGAGCCACGCCCGCAGGCAAGGCAGCCCGGTTCCGGTCATGCACACCATAGAAGTGCTGGATTTGGCGTACCGGGGGGAGTTGTGA
- the cpdB gene encoding 2',3'-cyclic-nucleotide 2'-phosphodiesterase, with protein MPKFSTLTAPLLLGAALATATGFSAAGAQTVDLRIMETTDLHTNALGYDYYQDKPTGEFGFEYTATLIQNARNEKRNTLLYDNGDLIQGNPLGDYVAKIKPLAAGQLHPMHAAMRVLRYDAGNLGNHEFNYGLPFLQGILKAAPMPYVSANVYATDADTNPDNDPNAFTPYVIQRKLVYDTTGRPYIINVGVIGLLPPQIMQWDKANLEGKVTTRDIVETARKFVPQMKAAGADIIVTIAHSGITADYQPGQENVATELTKIPGIDVVLSGHSHQEFPGPVYKSIPGADITKGTINGKPVVMAGFWGNDLGIIDLKLNFDRKAQKWTIQDGVASIRPIWDKTAKASLVKPDPRIAAAVKAAHEGTLAYVRGKVADLTAPITSYWALTQDDSSVQLVSNAQIAYVKAALAGGQYANLPVLSAAAPFKAGGRSGPSYYTDIPAGTLAIKNVADLYVYPNTVQAVLVTGAQVQEWLERAAGQFKQIDPSKTEPQALVNEAFPTYNFDIIDGVTYEIDVSQPARYDTAGKLANANARRIKNLQFGGKAIDPAAQFVVATNNYRASGGGSFPGLDGKNIILQAPDETRQALIGYFTQQQTVNPAADGNWKLTPIPGATLLYATSPNAAKALPAGATLLRTREDGFAEYTIKF; from the coding sequence ATGCCTAAATTCAGCACCCTCACAGCCCCGCTCCTGCTTGGCGCGGCGTTGGCGACTGCAACTGGTTTTTCGGCGGCAGGCGCACAGACTGTCGACCTGCGTATCATGGAAACCACCGACCTGCACACCAACGCGCTTGGGTACGATTATTACCAAGATAAGCCCACCGGGGAATTCGGCTTCGAGTACACCGCCACCCTGATCCAGAATGCCCGCAACGAAAAGCGCAATACGCTGCTGTACGACAACGGCGACCTGATTCAGGGCAATCCGTTGGGCGATTACGTGGCAAAAATCAAGCCGCTGGCAGCGGGCCAACTTCACCCGATGCACGCCGCCATGCGGGTGCTGCGTTACGACGCGGGCAACCTCGGCAACCACGAATTCAACTACGGCTTGCCCTTTTTGCAGGGCATCCTGAAGGCCGCGCCCATGCCCTACGTGAGCGCTAACGTGTATGCCACCGACGCCGACACCAACCCTGACAACGACCCCAACGCCTTCACGCCTTACGTGATTCAGCGCAAACTGGTCTACGACACGACGGGCCGCCCGTACATCATCAATGTGGGCGTCATCGGTCTGCTGCCGCCGCAGATTATGCAGTGGGACAAGGCCAACCTAGAGGGCAAAGTCACCACCCGCGACATCGTGGAAACGGCGCGTAAATTCGTGCCCCAGATGAAGGCGGCGGGGGCCGATATTATCGTTACCATCGCGCATTCCGGCATTACTGCCGACTACCAACCGGGGCAAGAAAACGTCGCCACCGAACTGACCAAGATTCCGGGCATCGACGTGGTGCTGTCGGGCCACAGCCATCAAGAATTCCCCGGCCCGGTGTACAAAAGCATTCCCGGCGCAGACATCACCAAGGGCACCATCAACGGCAAGCCCGTGGTCATGGCCGGATTCTGGGGCAACGACTTGGGCATCATCGACCTGAAGCTGAATTTTGACCGCAAGGCCCAAAAGTGGACGATTCAGGACGGCGTGGCGAGCATTCGCCCCATCTGGGACAAGACCGCCAAGGCAAGCCTCGTGAAGCCCGACCCGCGCATTGCCGCCGCAGTGAAAGCCGCCCATGAAGGGACGCTGGCCTACGTGCGTGGCAAGGTGGCCGACCTGACCGCGCCGATCACGTCCTACTGGGCACTGACCCAAGACGATTCCAGCGTACAGTTGGTCAGCAACGCGCAAATTGCGTATGTGAAAGCAGCGTTGGCGGGCGGCCAATACGCCAATTTGCCCGTGCTGAGCGCCGCCGCACCCTTCAAGGCAGGCGGACGCAGCGGCCCCAGCTACTACACCGATATTCCCGCCGGAACGTTGGCGATCAAGAATGTGGCCGATCTGTACGTGTACCCCAACACCGTTCAGGCCGTGTTGGTCACGGGTGCACAGGTGCAGGAATGGCTGGAACGCGCCGCCGGGCAGTTCAAGCAAATAGACCCCAGCAAAACCGAACCGCAAGCGTTGGTCAATGAGGCGTTCCCCACCTACAACTTCGACATCATCGACGGCGTGACCTACGAAATTGACGTGAGCCAACCCGCCCGCTACGACACGGCAGGCAAGCTCGCCAACGCCAACGCCCGCCGCATCAAGAACCTGCAATTTGGCGGCAAGGCCATCGACCCCGCCGCGCAATTCGTGGTCGCCACCAACAACTACCGCGCGTCGGGCGGTGGCTCTTTCCCCGGCCTAGACGGCAAAAACATCATCCTTCAGGCCCCTGATGAAACCCGTCAGGCCCTCATCGGCTACTTTACGCAGCAACAAACGGTGAACCCTGCCGCCGACGGCAACTGGAAGCTGACCCCCATCCCCGGCGCGACGCTACTTTACGCCACCAGCCCAAATGCAGCTAAGGCGCTGCCTGCTGGGGCGACTCTGCTCCGTACCCGCGAAGATGGCTTCGCAGAGTACACGATCAAGTTCTGA
- a CDS encoding FAD-binding oxidoreductase gives MTTRTMSKVPTAPLVSPLAATLTRLLGPRKVLSSLSERLNYRYDAIAFGETPLCVVLPESTADVVVAVKAARAAGVPIVGRGAASGLSGGAAPTEPGLVISFTRMTRLSINAVKREATAQAGVITLAVTEAAKPFGLIYPPDPASFRTSTIGGNLAENAGGPLCFKYGVTGDYVQGLEFVDADGEVHALTRDAYDLAGLLIGSEGTLGLITEARLRLTSPPKFTRTLMAHFAEVGACAEAVSAAIAAGAVPSKLEFMDRACTNAIEDYLHLGLPREAEAVLLVDTDGDDLETVEEERALVEAACRNAGGTVRRAESDAEAAQLWQARRSVSPALGRIRPQRMNEDIVVPRSVLSEVVREIRALGDASGLHLVQFGHIGDGNLHPNILFDPRTESLEAVHELAHEVARVALRHGGVLSGEHGIGSMKLAFMREAVDGGTLAALWRVKHALDPHGALNPGKVLPQELA, from the coding sequence ATGACAACCCGCACCATGTCCAAAGTGCCCACTGCGCCACTTGTTTCCCCCCTCGCCGCCACCCTAACCCGCCTGCTCGGCCCGCGCAAAGTCCTGTCCAGCCTCTCCGAGCGCCTGAATTACCGTTACGACGCTATCGCTTTTGGTGAAACGCCGCTGTGTGTGGTCTTGCCCGAAAGTACCGCCGATGTCGTGGTGGCGGTCAAGGCGGCGCGGGCGGCGGGCGTGCCCATTGTCGGACGCGGCGCGGCGTCTGGTCTAAGTGGTGGAGCCGCACCGACAGAACCCGGTTTGGTCATCTCGTTTACCCGCATGACCCGGCTGAGCATCAATGCGGTGAAACGGGAAGCCACAGCCCAAGCAGGGGTCATCACGTTGGCCGTCACGGAAGCGGCCAAACCGTTTGGCTTGATCTATCCCCCTGATCCAGCCAGCTTCCGTACCTCTACCATTGGCGGCAACTTGGCTGAGAATGCAGGCGGGCCGCTGTGCTTCAAATACGGCGTGACTGGGGATTATGTGCAGGGGCTGGAATTCGTGGACGCAGACGGCGAGGTGCATGCTCTCACCCGTGACGCCTACGACTTGGCGGGCCTGCTGATCGGCTCGGAAGGCACGCTGGGCCTGATCACCGAAGCCCGCTTGCGTCTGACTTCCCCGCCCAAATTTACCCGTACCCTGATGGCCCATTTTGCCGAAGTAGGCGCGTGTGCCGAAGCCGTGAGTGCCGCCATTGCCGCCGGAGCCGTGCCCAGCAAACTGGAATTCATGGATCGGGCCTGCACCAACGCCATCGAAGATTATTTGCATCTGGGATTGCCCAGAGAAGCCGAGGCGGTGTTGCTGGTCGATACCGATGGCGATGATTTGGAAACGGTGGAAGAAGAACGGGCGCTGGTGGAAGCCGCCTGCCGCAATGCGGGTGGCACAGTGCGCCGCGCCGAGAGTGACGCCGAGGCCGCGCAACTGTGGCAGGCCCGCCGTTCGGTGTCGCCTGCCTTGGGCCGCATTCGCCCGCAGCGCATGAACGAGGACATCGTGGTGCCCAGAAGCGTCTTGTCCGAAGTCGTGCGCGAAATCCGGGCATTGGGCGACGCGTCGGGCCTGCATCTGGTGCAGTTCGGGCACATCGGCGACGGCAATTTGCACCCCAACATCCTGTTCGATCCGCGCACCGAGTCTCTGGAGGCCGTGCATGAACTGGCGCATGAAGTGGCGCGGGTGGCGTTGCGGCACGGCGGAGTCCTCAGCGGCGAACACGGCATCGGCTCCATGAAACTGGCCTTCATGCGTGAGGCGGTGGACGGGGGCACGTTGGCGGCTCTCTGGCGGGTCAAGCACGCGCTCGATCCACACGGGGCGCTGAATCCCGGCAAGGTCTTGCCACAGGAGTTGGCGTGA
- a CDS encoding PKD domain-containing protein, whose product MRNVFATVSVLTAALTLASCNNPVPPSTNQAPVAAFISTGQAAFKPTLLDASTSTDPEQGALTYLWDLGNGQTAQGQKVQTSFAGGTHPVKLTVTDPLGSSHTVSNTIVVNSAPATGQAALTLKVIDLNGAALSGASVQFAGQSATTNAQGVAPLAGIPVGTTALLRVSKAGFISQVTQQSLVTGTTLSSLRISLRPVGTTATLDASAGGTLTAPNGTSIVMPPNALVDSSGNAVTGNVQVQMTPIAGADAAFLGEGRAISAAGAESRLMTYGMLDVVLTKNNQTLHLAPGKTAQLKMNLAIDNHLNGSAIAVGDSIPTWWFNENSGVWIEEGQGQVVASSTAPTGKALTMTVTHFTSWNWDLLISGSASTSLAVKCMYLDGSGNPTVPLPAGQSCAVNAYVTQPNSTTPIATTSGSVSPNGDLIYNLPAGMAVSVTGVAGGFVGSAGTSTGQQTSLSNPLIIPLTTALTPTAPFSFTTTTYGPSYGFFRQVALGFTGTSGLTPTFTAALNAGASQAMTTCSPMSGGGYTTLPCIEQLSAALVQIAFPNVSGQVFTVTGTAGSSSATATVTLP is encoded by the coding sequence ATGAGAAACGTTTTTGCTACCGTCAGTGTCCTGACCGCCGCACTCACGCTCGCTTCGTGCAACAATCCGGTGCCTCCATCAACAAATCAGGCCCCTGTCGCCGCGTTTATCAGCACGGGTCAGGCCGCCTTCAAGCCCACCCTACTGGATGCCAGCACCTCCACCGATCCAGAACAGGGGGCGCTTACGTACCTCTGGGATTTAGGCAATGGGCAAACGGCACAGGGTCAGAAAGTGCAGACCAGCTTCGCCGGGGGGACTCACCCCGTGAAATTGACGGTCACTGATCCACTGGGGTCAAGCCACACGGTCAGCAATACCATCGTGGTGAATTCGGCACCCGCCACCGGTCAAGCGGCCTTGACCCTCAAGGTGATCGACCTGAACGGGGCGGCCCTCAGCGGAGCCAGTGTCCAGTTTGCGGGCCAGAGTGCCACCACCAATGCACAAGGCGTCGCTCCGCTGGCTGGCATTCCAGTTGGCACCACTGCCCTACTCAGGGTCAGCAAAGCTGGATTTATCAGTCAGGTGACCCAGCAGAGTCTGGTGACTGGAACCACCCTGTCCAGCCTCCGCATCAGCTTGCGCCCGGTGGGCACGACGGCAACGCTGGACGCCTCAGCGGGCGGTACTTTGACTGCCCCCAATGGCACCAGCATCGTGATGCCGCCCAATGCGTTGGTGGACAGCAGTGGCAACGCGGTCACAGGCAACGTTCAGGTACAGATGACACCCATTGCTGGAGCCGATGCCGCGTTCCTTGGGGAAGGCAGAGCCATCTCGGCGGCAGGCGCAGAATCTCGCCTGATGACCTACGGCATGCTGGATGTCGTCTTGACCAAGAACAACCAAACACTGCACTTGGCTCCGGGCAAAACTGCTCAACTCAAGATGAATCTCGCCATCGACAACCATTTGAACGGCTCAGCAATTGCTGTTGGCGATTCTATCCCGACGTGGTGGTTCAATGAAAACAGCGGCGTGTGGATTGAAGAAGGCCAAGGCCAAGTGGTCGCCAGCAGCACGGCCCCCACAGGCAAAGCCCTGACGATGACCGTCACCCATTTCACCAGTTGGAACTGGGATTTGTTGATCAGTGGTTCGGCCAGCACTTCTCTGGCCGTAAAGTGCATGTACCTCGACGGCAGCGGCAATCCCACTGTGCCGCTGCCCGCCGGACAAAGCTGCGCGGTGAATGCTTACGTGACCCAGCCCAATAGCACGACACCCATTGCCACCACCAGCGGTTCTGTCAGTCCAAACGGCGATCTCATCTACAACCTTCCGGCAGGAATGGCGGTGAGCGTGACTGGCGTGGCAGGCGGCTTCGTCGGCTCGGCGGGCACCTCCACCGGACAACAGACCTCGCTGAGCAACCCCCTGATTATTCCGCTGACAACTGCACTGACGCCCACAGCCCCCTTCAGCTTTACCACCACCACCTACGGGCCTTCTTACGGATTTTTCAGGCAAGTGGCGCTTGGGTTTACGGGAACAAGCGGCTTGACACCCACGTTCACCGCTGCTCTGAATGCGGGTGCATCACAGGCTATGACCACTTGCTCCCCTATGTCTGGCGGCGGATATACCACGCTTCCCTGCATCGAGCAACTGAGCGCCGCCCTCGTCCAAATTGCCTTCCCTAACGTCTCTGGTCAGGTCTTTACGGTGACAGGCACTGCTGGCAGCAGTAGCGCCACCGCAACAGTGACTCTGCCCTAA
- a CDS encoding FAD-binding oxidoreductase, translating to MPILELSPSDQTLTVTGDTALLEVYAALPAGLYPPFPPVELPGGVGGLVSRGGFGQNFFFAAEVLGLTFISPSGQRIVAGGRTVKNVQGYDLTRPFVGSFGALGTAETVTLRLRPGLSMRHVSAPGTLDTLPESAARFVWQHGPTLHLLHFGPARTVDLAVSALPGAAEVTAPTDLNTFFPDGIGLGLGGPLHDFRTKRLGQSWVSGGEMPSVPALFARLAASL from the coding sequence ATGCCCATTCTTGAGCTGTCTCCCAGTGACCAGACGCTGACCGTGACTGGGGATACTGCCTTGCTGGAAGTCTACGCCGCCTTGCCCGCTGGCTTGTATCCACCCTTTCCTCCCGTGGAATTGCCGGGGGGCGTGGGCGGATTGGTCAGTCGTGGGGGATTCGGGCAGAATTTCTTTTTTGCCGCCGAAGTATTGGGCCTGACCTTCATATCCCCCAGCGGCCAACGCATCGTGGCGGGCGGGCGCACGGTCAAGAATGTGCAGGGCTATGACTTGACCCGCCCGTTTGTGGGCAGCTTCGGAGCGCTGGGCACGGCAGAGACAGTGACGCTTCGCCTTCGCCCCGGCCTGAGCATGCGGCACGTTTCGGCCCCCGGCACACTAGACACGCTGCCCGAATCTGCCGCCCGTTTCGTGTGGCAACACGGCCCCACCCTTCACCTCCTGCACTTTGGCCCCGCCCGCACAGTCGATCTCGCTGTGTCGGCTTTGCCGGGTGCGGCTGAAGTGACGGCTCCCACTGACCTGAACACTTTTTTCCCAGACGGCATCGGTTTGGGACTCGGCGGCCCACTCCACGATTTCCGTACCAAGCGCCTCGGCCAAAGCTGGGTCAGTGGGGGAGAGATGCCGTCCGTTCCGGCGCTGTTTGCAAGGCTGGCGGCGAGTTTGTAA